One window from the genome of Pedobacter schmidteae encodes:
- a CDS encoding AAA domain-containing protein, giving the protein MPYFKKLLELLKTEREEDLQAYIKQKETLSVAERRTIGLTWYPIAIRGSEMSRGDYLTVEVERTTHQDLPHQLRFGMPAVLFSNHDPKNDRVEGVIAYQGGNRLKITLRTDELPDWARDGKLGIDVLFDNHSYDEMQGAVKRASLRHEQGDDHHLIKVLTGADSPSFAEDIFHYPIAKLNEVQQIAVNRIVAARHLAIVHGPPGTGKTTTVVQAIKALIKQQGKQILVVAPSNTAVDLLSEKLFDEGLNVLRIGNPARVSEKLFALTLDSKMAGHPSIKEVKDLKKQAAEYKNMAHKYKRNFGRAEKEQRKALFDEAHKIMKSVANTEQYIVEDLIEKAQVITATLVGASHYTIKDKKFDTVVIDEAGQALEPACWIPILKAQKVILAGDHCQLSPTIKSNEAARAGLGSTLLEKCVALHPDAVVLLEEQYRMNAQIMKYSSDVFYGGKLKAHAAVEGHLLFPEDKALSFIDTAGCGFDEQTEGTSTYNTDEAVFLIKHLSQLVDQLSSLYPMADFPTVAVISPYKQQIHVLKELLVNHPVLQQYVDKISINTIDSFQGQERDVVYIGMTRSNADGVIGFLSDIRRMNVAMTRARKKLVVVGDSATLSRLPFYSDFIEFAEAINAYQSAWEFVDLD; this is encoded by the coding sequence ATGCCTTATTTTAAAAAACTGCTTGAGCTGCTAAAAACGGAACGGGAAGAAGATTTACAAGCTTACATTAAACAGAAGGAGACGCTTTCTGTTGCAGAGCGCAGGACAATTGGTTTGACATGGTATCCTATTGCCATACGTGGGTCGGAAATGAGCCGGGGAGATTATTTAACGGTTGAGGTGGAGCGTACCACGCATCAGGACCTGCCTCATCAGTTGAGATTTGGCATGCCGGCAGTTTTGTTTTCTAATCATGACCCCAAAAATGACCGGGTAGAGGGTGTAATTGCTTACCAGGGTGGCAACCGTTTGAAAATTACTTTGCGGACAGATGAATTACCCGATTGGGCAAGGGATGGCAAGCTAGGTATAGACGTGTTGTTTGATAACCATAGTTATGATGAAATGCAGGGAGCCGTAAAACGGGCTTCATTGCGACATGAGCAGGGCGATGATCATCATTTGATTAAGGTGCTGACGGGAGCAGATAGTCCTTCATTTGCAGAGGATATTTTTCATTACCCAATAGCTAAATTGAATGAAGTGCAGCAGATTGCGGTAAATCGGATTGTTGCAGCGCGGCATTTGGCTATTGTTCATGGACCACCGGGTACGGGTAAAACGACTACTGTTGTGCAGGCCATTAAGGCGTTGATTAAGCAACAAGGGAAACAGATTTTGGTGGTGGCACCCAGTAATACGGCGGTGGACCTGTTGAGCGAAAAACTGTTTGACGAGGGCTTGAATGTATTGCGGATTGGTAATCCGGCAAGGGTTTCTGAAAAACTGTTCGCTTTAACTCTGGATAGTAAAATGGCGGGTCATCCAAGTATAAAAGAGGTGAAAGATCTGAAAAAGCAGGCTGCGGAGTACAAAAATATGGCCCATAAATACAAAAGGAATTTTGGTAGGGCAGAAAAAGAACAGCGCAAGGCACTGTTTGATGAGGCGCATAAGATCATGAAATCTGTAGCGAATACAGAACAATATATAGTAGAAGATCTGATAGAAAAGGCGCAGGTGATTACTGCAACTTTAGTGGGTGCAAGTCATTATACCATTAAGGACAAGAAATTTGATACAGTAGTGATTGATGAGGCCGGACAAGCACTGGAGCCTGCCTGCTGGATACCTATATTGAAAGCGCAAAAGGTGATTCTGGCGGGAGATCATTGCCAGTTGTCGCCAACTATTAAATCCAATGAGGCCGCCAGGGCTGGTTTAGGTAGTACTTTGCTGGAGAAATGTGTGGCATTGCACCCGGATGCGGTGGTGTTGCTGGAAGAACAGTATAGGATGAATGCGCAGATTATGAAGTATTCTTCTGACGTTTTTTATGGAGGGAAATTAAAGGCTCATGCTGCCGTTGAGGGGCATTTGTTGTTTCCGGAGGATAAGGCTTTGAGTTTTATTGATACTGCTGGCTGTGGCTTTGACGAGCAAACGGAAGGAACCAGTACTTACAATACGGATGAGGCGGTATTTTTGATTAAACATTTAAGTCAATTGGTTGATCAGTTGAGTAGCCTGTATCCGATGGCTGATTTTCCTACAGTGGCAGTAATTTCGCCTTATAAACAGCAGATTCATGTGCTAAAGGAATTGTTGGTCAACCATCCTGTTTTGCAGCAGTATGTGGATAAAATTTCGATCAATACGATAGATAGTTTTCAGGGACAGGAGCGGGATGTCGTTTATATTGGTATGACCAGGAGTAATGCAGATGGCGTAATAGGTTTCTTGTCGGATATACGGAGAATGAATGTAGCCATGACAAGGGCGCGCAAAAAATTGGTGGTAGTTGGTGATAGTGCTACGCTTTCCAGATTGCCTTTTTATTCCGATTTTATTGAGTTTGCTGAAGCCATAAATGCTTATCAAAGCGCATGGGAGTTTGTAGATCTGGATTAA